The genomic segment TAAACTGACGGACTGTGGACGGAGAGAGAAAACCGAGAGGGTTCATTGGAGTCGTAATCACGCAATTCCGTACTACGAATATCGGGTCTGTATTCGATAGAAGAAACCGTCGCGGGCTGCATCGAGTGCGACGGGTTGTCAATTGGCGTCAGAGGTTCTCCGACCACCCGCGTTTATATCCCCGACGGTAGTGACGCTAGAGAATGGCACCCAAAACGGCCACCTACGACCATATCATCGTGGGTGCCGGCTCGGCAGGCTGCGTGCTCGCAAACCGCCTCAGCGCGGACGACGAGACCACCGTATTGCTCCTCGAAGCCGGCGAGCCGAACGAGAAGCGCGAAATCGACATCCCGGCCGGGTTCCCGGAACTGTTCGGGAGTTCGGTCGACTGGGAGTACTACACCGAGCCACAAGAGGCGATGAACGGCCGCGAACTCTACTGGCCGCGCGGCAAGACCCTCGGCGGGTCGAGTGCGATCAACGCGATGATCTACATCCGTGGCCACCGGGAGGACTACGACCACTGGGCCGCACTGGGCAACGAAGGCTGGGGCTACGAGGACGTACTGCCCTATTTCAAGCGAAGCGAACGGTTCGAACCCGGCGATTCGGCCTACCACGGACAGGACGGACCGCTGAACGTCAGCACACCCCGCTCGCCACGTCCCCTCTCGAAGACGTTCGTCGATGCTGCCGTCGAGACCGGCGAGACGCGAACCGAGGATTTCAACGGCGAGTCCCAGGAGGGAGTCGGTTTCTACCATCTCACCCAGAAGGACGGGAAACGCCACAGCGCCGCCGACGGCTTCTTGAAGCCCGTTCTCGACCGACCGAACCTCACCACACGAACCGGCGCGCAGGTCACGCGGGTCACCTTCGACGGCGATCGTGCGACCGGCGTCGAGTACGAGATCGACGGCCAGCGAGTCCGTGCCGACGCCGATGGAGAGGTTCTCCTCTCGGCCGGAGCGGTCAACACGCCACAGCTACTGATGCTTTCGGGGATCGGTGACGGCGACCACCTCCGCGAGCACGGCATCGAGGTGCGCCACGACCTGCCCGGCGTCGGGCGAAACCTCCAGGACCACCTCTTCGCGTTCGTCGTCCACGAATCGACCGGTGCTTCGACGCTCGACGATGCCGGCAAACTCCGACATCTCCCGAGATATCTCCTGTTCAAGCGCGGCCCGCTGACCTCGAACGTCGCCGAGACCGGCGGGTTCGTCCGAACGAGTCCCGACGAACCGGCACCGGACCTCCAGTATCACTTCGCTCCGTCGTACTTCCTGCGCCACGGCTTCGACAACCCGGCGAAGGGCCGCGGGTTTTCCATCGGCGTGACACAACTGCGCCCGGAGAGCCGCGGGCGTATCTCGCTCGATTCCGGGGACCCGTTCGACGCACCCGCCATCGACCCCCGGTATCTCACCGCGACCGAAGACATGGACGCCCTCGTCGACGGTCTCCGGAAGGCCCGCGACATCGCGCGTGCCGACGCCTTTGAGGAGCACAGGCAAAAAGAGGTCTGGCCGGGCAAGGATGCAGAGACTGACGCGGAACTCGAAGCGCACATCCGCGAGACGTCCCACACCGTCTATCACCCGGTCGGGACCTGCACGATGGGCGACGGGCCGATGGCCGTCGTGGACGACCGCTTGCGGGTTCACGGTCTCTCCGGGCTTCGGGTCGTCGATGCCTCGATCATGCCGACCCTCGTTGGAGGGAACACCAACGCGCCGACGATCATGATCGCCGAGCGCGCCGCCGATTTCATCCTCGCCAGCGACGATTGAGACGGCTGTCTTCCACCACTGGCTCCGTTCAGGATCGGCATCGAGCGCCGAACCTCGGGTCGTGAACGGGGCGGTCAGGCGTGTCCTGAGACGGGCACCGGCCCGTAGGGTTCTTCGAGGTACTCCTGATCGCTTTCCGACAGCGAGATGTCGAGCGCCGCGACGGCCTGTTCGAGATGTTCGACGCTCGTCGTGCCGACGATGGGTGCGTCGACCCACTCCTTGTGCAGCAGCCACGCGAGCGAAATCTGGGCCATCGTGGCGTCCTTCTCGTCGGCGAGTTCCTGGACGCGCTCGTTGATTTCCCGGCCGCCGCCCTCGCGGTAGGGATGGTCGTAGAGGTGTTCCTCGCTCGCGCCGCGGTCGGTCGCGCCGATGTCCTCGTGGGGGCGGGTGAGGTAGCCGCGCGCGAGTGGGCTCCACGGCATGACGCCGATGCCCTTCTCTCCACACAGCGGCAGCATCTCGCGCTCTTCCTCGCGATAGACCAGATTGTAGTGGTTCTGCATCGTCACGAACCGTTCGAGGTTCGCCATCCGGCTCGTGCGCAGCGCGTCGGCGAACTGGTGGGCCCACATCGACGAGCCGCCGATGTACCTGACCTTGCCGCGGCGCACCGCATCGTCGAGCGCGCCGAGGGTCTCGTCGATCGGCGTGTCCTCGTCCCAGCGGTGGGTCTGGTAGAGGTCGATCGTGTCCATGCCCAGCCTGTCGAGCGAGTTGTCGAGTTCCTGCTCGATGGCCTTTCTGGAGAGTCCGCCGGCGTTCGGATTGCCCTCGTCCATCGGGTGATAGACTTTCGTGGCGACGACCGGCCAGTCGCGGTCGTAGCCCGCGAGCGCGTCGCCGAGTACGCGCTCGGAGTCGCCCTTCGAGTACATGTTCGCGGTATCGAAGAAGTTGATGCCGAGGTCGATCGCGCGCTCGATGATCTCGTGGCTCGCCTCCTCTTCGAGTACCCAGTCGCGCCAGTCGGAGTTTCCGAAGCTCATACAGCCGAGACAGAGCCGACTGACCTCCATGCCCGTGCCACCGAGCGTCGTGTATTCCATGTCGTCACGTCGACGGCCGCCGGGAAAAGTCGTAGCATCGACCCCGAGACCGACTGTGGCCGGCGTCGACCGACGGTATATGCTGCCCGAACTCCGAGAGACATCGTGAACGCAGCCATCGAACGCACGCCCGACGGCCGCCGGGTCGTGATCGCCCGCACGATCGACGCGCCCGCCAGGACCGTCTGGTCGATCCTGATCGATACCGACCGCTGGCCCGAGTGGGGACCGTCGATCGCGGCCGTCGACTGCCCCGATCGGTTCATCGAGAACGGATCGAGCGGCCACGTCGAAACCGTGGGTCCGGGTGCGCTGCTCCCGGGCCTGCCGGACGGTGGACTACGGGTGCCGTTTCGCGTCACGAGCTGTGCCGATCGTCGGTGGACGTGGCGCGTCGCTGGCGTTCCGGCGACCGGTCATCGGGTCAAGTCCTGGGGCGAGAACTGTCGGGCGGCGTTCGAGATTCCGTTGCCCGCGGCGGCGTACGCGCCCGTCTGCCGGCGGGCACTGGTCACGATCGAACGACTCGCGCGCGGCGCTACTGGGGAGCGAGGACGTCGCTGATGGGCCGGAGGTCTTCCTTCAACCCTGTGCCGTCGCAGTCGTCGTTCGGGCAGTCGTATCGCCAGCCGTCCGTCGTCGCGTACCGCTCGGCGAAGCGCTCGCCACAGACCTCACAGACCAGCTGTGCGTCCGAGCAGACGTCGCGGTGGAGTTCGAGTTCGAGGTCGCTCCCGAAGGTCCGCTTGCAGTTTCTGCATGTTCGGGTCATACTTGCCGATTCTCAGCCACGGGGTATATGCGTGCCGCTTTTTCGCCCCGGTCCGCGGGAGTTTTGCCCGCGCGGGGTGAGGGAGAGATATGGCCACCTACGAGCGCGAGACGTACCTGCGCGCGCCCTTCGAGGACGTCTGGGAGTTCCACTCGGCGATCACCGGGCTGACGGCGGTCACACCGAAATTCATGAACCTCCGCGTGGAGGCCGCGCGCGGCCCGGACGGCGAACCGGATCCCGACATCTTGGAGGAGGGCTCCGAGATCGACCTCTCGATGCGCCCGTTCGGCGTCGGGCCGCGACAGGGCTGGACCTCCCGCATCGTCGAGCGGCGACGCGACGGTGATGCAGGGCTGTTCCGCGATACGATGCACGACGGCCCGTTCGAGCGCTGGGTCCACACCCACAGTTTCTACGCCGACGCCGGCGGCACGATACTCCGCGACCGCGTTGAGTATCGCCTTCCCTGTGGCGATCTCGGTCGCCTCGCCGAACCCTTTGGCGAGATCGGTTTCGAGCCGATGTTTCGCTATCGCCACCGTGAGACCAAGCGCCGGCTCGAGCGGCCGTGAGGTTCGTGCGAATCGCACCGTGTTTAACCCAGCGGACTGAGCAGTATCCATGAGCGACCGACAACAGGACCTCGGCATCACCGAATCGAAAGAGCACAGCCCCGGCGAGTGGTACGCCGACGTCGTCCAGAAGGCGGAACTCGCCGACTACGCGCCGATGGGCGGATTCATCGTCACTCGCCCCCGAGGGTACGCCCTCTGGGAGGGGATTCAGGACCATCTGGATGGGTGGTTCAAGGACACAGGAGTGCAGAACGCCTACTTCCCGCTGTTCATCCCCGAGAGCTATCTCGAACGCGAGAAAGACATCGTCGAGGGGTTCGACCCCGAGGTGGCGTGGGTCACACAGGCGGGCAACGACGAACTCGACGAACGGCTCGCCGTGCGGCCCACCAGCGAGTCCATCATCACACCCTTCATGAGCCAGTGGATTCGGAGCCACCGCGACCTCCCGATGCGGCTGAACCAGTGGTGTTCGGTCGTGCGCTGGGAGGCGACGGACACCAAACCGTTCTTCCGCACGAAGGAGTTCCTCTGGCAGGAGGGCCACACCGCCCACCGCGACGGCGAGGGCGCGTGGGAGGAGACGATGCTTCGACTGGAGCAGTATCGCCGCCTCCACGAGGACGTGCTCGCCATCCCAGTGCTGGAGGGCCGCAAGCCCGAACACGACAAGTTCCCCGGGGCCGATACGACGACCGCGATACAGACGCTGATGCCCGACGGGAAGTCACTACAGTCGGCGACGAGCCATTACTTGGGTGACGGGTTCGCCGAGGCGTTCGACGTGACCTACGTCGATGCCGACGAAAACGAACACGTCGCCCACACGGCTTCGTGGGGCCTCTCTTGGCGGGCACTCGGCGGGATGGTCATGACGCACTCGGACGACCAGGGACTCGTCTTGCCCCCCGAACTCGCACCCGAGCAGGTCGTCGTCGTGCCCATCTGGCAGGAGGACACGCAAGAGGCGGTGCTCGACTACGCCGCCGACCTCGCGGCGGAACTCGACGAGGCCGGTCTCCGCGTGGAGCTCGACGACCGCGACGGGCGCAACCCCGGCTTCAAGTTCAACGAGTGGGAACTCAAAGGGATCCCGCTGCGCATCGAGGTCGGCCCGAACGAAGTTGAGGACGAGGAGGCGACACTCGTCCACCGTCCGGACGGCGAATCGACCGTCGAGAGTCGTGAGAACATCGCCGATACGGTCGAGGACCATCTCGACACCATCTACGCGAAACTGTACGCCGCCGCCGAGGAGGAGTTAGAGGAGAACGTCCGCGAGGCCGAGAGCCGCAACGAACTGCTTGGCACGATCGGCCAGCACGGCGGCTACGTCAAGACTGCGTGGTGTGGCGACGAGGCTTGCGAGACCGAGATCAAAGACGAGATCGCCGCCGAGATCGTGATGGTCCCGCTCAACGAGGACGAGGAGCCCCTCGACGACACGTGTGCGATCTGTGGCGACGACGCGACCGAGACGGCGTACTTCGCCAAGTCGTACTGAGCAGTTCCACACCGATCTTCCTCTTTTTCGGCACTGGCGACCGCGGCACGTACTGACATCCTTGAGTGGTATTAATACGCACTTATCCCTACAGGGTTAGCCTCTTATCCCTGCCAGTGAGATTCGGTTTCATATGGATGCCACACGTTCCCACAGAGAGCGGTCGGCGGCCACGGGACTGGCCGATCCGTCCGAGCAGCGCGCGAACTGCGGCGTCGGGGTCGTCATGGATCTCGACGGGAAGGGCGATCACTCGGTCGTCGCCGACGGACTCGAACTCCTCTCGAACCTCGAACATCGCGGCACGACCGGCGCGGAGGAGAACACCGGCGACGGCGCGGGTGTCATGCTCCGCACACCCCGAGAGTTCTTCGCGGACGAACTCTCGGTCGAACTCCCCGAACGCTACGCCGTCGGGTCACTGTTCTTCCCGCAGGACGACGCCGCGCGCGAACGATTACAGGAACTCGTCGCTGATGCCCTCGCCGAGCACGACCTTTCAGTCGTCCACTGGCGCGCAGTACCGACGGACAACGACGAGTTGGGACAGACGGCGCTCGATTCCGAGCCTGCCGTCTATCAGGCATTCGTCACGCCCGACGAGGATTTGGCTACCGACGAGTTCGACACGCGACTGTACGTCGGCCGCCGAGCGGTCGAAAAGCGCGTCGCCAAGCGCGACCCGGCGGGAAGCGAGCGCTTTTATATCTGTTCGCTCGACCGGCAGACACTGGTGTACAAGGGCCTGCTGAAGGGCGATCAGCTCACCGGCTACTACCCGGACCTCACCGATTCCCGACTCCGCTCGACGTTCGTGATGGTCCACGCGCGCTTTTCGACCAACACGCTCGGCGCGTGGCATCTCGCTCATCCCTACCGGCACGTGATTCACAACGGCGAAATCAACACCATCCGGGGCAACATCAACTGGATGCGTGCCCGCGAGACGGACATCGATACTGAAAAGTTCGACGTCGATGCCATCAAGCCGGTCATCGCCGACGCCGAGCAGTCGGACACTGCGAGCGTGGACAACGCGCTCGAGCTTCTCATGCAGTCGGGCCGCGAGCTACCGCACGCCCTCAGACTCCTGATTCCCGAGGCGTTCCGCGGGAGCGAACACGAGATGAGCGACGAGCGCCGGGCCTTCTACGACTTCCACGCCTCGCTCTCCGAGCCGTGGGACGGGCCGGCGCTGGTAGCAGCCACCGACGGCAAACGGGTCGGCGCAGTACTGGACCGCAACGGCTTCCGGCCCTGCCGGTACGACGTGACGACCGACAACCGGCTCGTGATGGCCTCGGAG from the Halococcus sediminicola genome contains:
- a CDS encoding GMC family oxidoreductase, coding for MAPKTATYDHIIVGAGSAGCVLANRLSADDETTVLLLEAGEPNEKREIDIPAGFPELFGSSVDWEYYTEPQEAMNGRELYWPRGKTLGGSSAINAMIYIRGHREDYDHWAALGNEGWGYEDVLPYFKRSERFEPGDSAYHGQDGPLNVSTPRSPRPLSKTFVDAAVETGETRTEDFNGESQEGVGFYHLTQKDGKRHSAADGFLKPVLDRPNLTTRTGAQVTRVTFDGDRATGVEYEIDGQRVRADADGEVLLSAGAVNTPQLLMLSGIGDGDHLREHGIEVRHDLPGVGRNLQDHLFAFVVHESTGASTLDDAGKLRHLPRYLLFKRGPLTSNVAETGGFVRTSPDEPAPDLQYHFAPSYFLRHGFDNPAKGRGFSIGVTQLRPESRGRISLDSGDPFDAPAIDPRYLTATEDMDALVDGLRKARDIARADAFEEHRQKEVWPGKDAETDAELEAHIRETSHTVYHPVGTCTMGDGPMAVVDDRLRVHGLSGLRVVDASIMPTLVGGNTNAPTIMIAERAADFILASDD
- a CDS encoding aldo/keto reductase, which encodes MEYTTLGGTGMEVSRLCLGCMSFGNSDWRDWVLEEEASHEIIERAIDLGINFFDTANMYSKGDSERVLGDALAGYDRDWPVVATKVYHPMDEGNPNAGGLSRKAIEQELDNSLDRLGMDTIDLYQTHRWDEDTPIDETLGALDDAVRRGKVRYIGGSSMWAHQFADALRTSRMANLERFVTMQNHYNLVYREEEREMLPLCGEKGIGVMPWSPLARGYLTRPHEDIGATDRGASEEHLYDHPYREGGGREINERVQELADEKDATMAQISLAWLLHKEWVDAPIVGTTSVEHLEQAVAALDISLSESDQEYLEEPYGPVPVSGHA
- a CDS encoding SRPBCC family protein, which encodes MNAAIERTPDGRRVVIARTIDAPARTVWSILIDTDRWPEWGPSIAAVDCPDRFIENGSSGHVETVGPGALLPGLPDGGLRVPFRVTSCADRRWTWRVAGVPATGHRVKSWGENCRAAFEIPLPAAAYAPVCRRALVTIERLARGATGERGRR
- a CDS encoding SRPBCC family protein is translated as MATYERETYLRAPFEDVWEFHSAITGLTAVTPKFMNLRVEAARGPDGEPDPDILEEGSEIDLSMRPFGVGPRQGWTSRIVERRRDGDAGLFRDTMHDGPFERWVHTHSFYADAGGTILRDRVEYRLPCGDLGRLAEPFGEIGFEPMFRYRHRETKRRLERP
- the proS gene encoding proline--tRNA ligase, which translates into the protein MSDRQQDLGITESKEHSPGEWYADVVQKAELADYAPMGGFIVTRPRGYALWEGIQDHLDGWFKDTGVQNAYFPLFIPESYLEREKDIVEGFDPEVAWVTQAGNDELDERLAVRPTSESIITPFMSQWIRSHRDLPMRLNQWCSVVRWEATDTKPFFRTKEFLWQEGHTAHRDGEGAWEETMLRLEQYRRLHEDVLAIPVLEGRKPEHDKFPGADTTTAIQTLMPDGKSLQSATSHYLGDGFAEAFDVTYVDADENEHVAHTASWGLSWRALGGMVMTHSDDQGLVLPPELAPEQVVVVPIWQEDTQEAVLDYAADLAAELDEAGLRVELDDRDGRNPGFKFNEWELKGIPLRIEVGPNEVEDEEATLVHRPDGESTVESRENIADTVEDHLDTIYAKLYAAAEEELEENVREAESRNELLGTIGQHGGYVKTAWCGDEACETEIKDEIAAEIVMVPLNEDEEPLDDTCAICGDDATETAYFAKSY